A portion of the Coturnix japonica isolate 7356 chromosome 4, Coturnix japonica 2.1, whole genome shotgun sequence genome contains these proteins:
- the FNIP2 gene encoding folliculin-interacting protein 2 isoform X2 → MAPTLLQKLFNKRGGGAAAPSGRAPGEGPAFSWSSSEFDLNEIRLIVYQDCDRRGRQVLFDSKAVRKIDEAVIQKMAEDASVKTSVRNCQASNGSNSISSHNPSISVTQNIKEQIPKYQYTRPASDVNMLGEMMFGSVAMSYKGSTLKIHYIRSPPQLMISKVFSARVGSFSGSNNNLQDSFEYINQDPSLGKLSSNQNGLGTCRSGSNLGVLQLCSSKLLQGVSEGGPLRLIRSASFFAAHSTPVDMPSRGQNEDRDSGIARSASLSSLLVTPFPSPSSSSSSSSSYQRRWLRSQTTSLENGIIPRWSTEEMFSMADESCSSNPAMVRRKKIAISIIFSLPEKEDAQRNFQDFFFSHFPLFESHMNKLKYAIEKAMISCRKIAESSQRVQVYISRVMDALGEFRITIWNLYSVPRIAEPVWLNMMSNTLEKNQLCQRFLKEFTFLIEQINKNQFFAALLTAVLTYHLAWVPTVMPVDHPPIKAFSEKRTSQFVNMLAKSHPYNPLWAQLGDLYGAIGSPVRLTRTVIVGKRKELVQRLLYVLTYFIRCSELQENQLTWSEAAGEEQVLNGSKITTALEKGEIEESDYVVVTVKNEPALVPPILPPKNDQSKNHTVAEWVYNPKGTYTVSASSEEKKETIGKVSQNSETSVDCLTSTLCKGATDSEKRTVTDTRTVPYHFEEPSNLEDITDVRKNKNQSERKVEKQLSSRSSALPCPERSGHRSSHLEKVTFQIGSSASPESDLETRRREMEENLKTLRKNPEVVIHCASSSTNLTVDASQNQKESCEAASLPYSKHSICYAQIPSCEGQGSMLNNQRMENKGTEVNLENTVSGELLLSIDNVETVTLPSVKETRTSCSGNLESYSPGCVEVDSAVKKESPKLGAKDVPCGDARRKTPFRVEGDIPRNESSDSALGASDEEGDCCIPDEVRHDNVSKRLEEFAEVELPLPRSNTVSRQCVKNFGRSLLGGYCHTYVPDLVLHGVNNDEKLKQCLLADLLHAMHHPVLDEPIAEAVCIIADTDKWNVQVATSQRKVMDNMKLGKDVLVSSQVSSLLQSILQLYKLNLPADFCIMHLEDRLQEMYLKSKMLSEYLRGHTRVHIKELGIVLGIESNDLPLLAAIASTHSPYVAQILL, encoded by the exons ATGGCCCCCACTCTGCTGCAGAAGCTCTTCAACAAAAGGGGCGGTGGTGCGGCGGCCCCCAGCGGTCGGGCTCCCGGGGAGGGGCCCGCTTTCAG TTGGTCGTCATCAGAGTTTGACTTGAATGAAATTCGCCTGATAGTTTACCAAGACTGTGACAGAAGAGGCAGACAGGTCTTATTTGATTCCAAAGCAGTCCGCAAAATTGATGAAGCTGTGATTCAG AAAATGGCAGAGGATGCTTCTGTAAAGACTTCTGTCAGGAACTGTCAAGCAAGCAATGGGAGCAACAGTATTTCTTCCCATAATCCCTCAATAAGTGTTACGCAAAATATCAAAGAGCAAATACCGAAGTATCAG TACACTAGACCAGCTTCTGACGTCAATATGTTGGGAGAAATGATGTTCGGCTCAGTGGCAATGAGTTACAAAGGCTCCACCTTGAAAATTCACTACATACG CTCTCCCCCACAACTGATGATAAGTAAAGTCTTCTCAGCCAGGGTAGGAAGCTTCAGTGGAAGCAACAATAA CTTACAGGATAGCTTTGAATACATTAACCAAGATCCCAGCCTTGGAAAGCTGAGCTCTaatcagaatggcttgggtACCTGTCGCAGTGGAAGTAATTTAG GTGTGTTACAGCTGTGTAGCAGCAAACTGCTGCAGGGTGTGTCTGAAGGAGGTCCCCTCCGGCTCATCCGCagtgcttctttctttgcag CACATAGTACACCTGTCGATATGCCCAGCAGAGGACAAAATGAGGACAGAGACAGCGGCATTGCTCGGTCAG catCTTTGAGCAGTCTCCTGGTTACTCCTTTTCCATCTCCGAGctcttcatcatcatcttctaGCAGCTATCAACGTCGTTGGCTCCGAAGTCAGACAACCAGTTTAGAGAATGGAATTATTCCAAGGTG GTCAACTGAGGAAATGTTTAGTATGGCTGatgagagctgcagctccaatCCTGCAATGGTCCGCAGGAAAAAAATTGCCATCAGCATAATCTTCTCTCTGCCTGAAAAAGAAGATGCACAGAGAAACTtccaagatttctttttctctcacttccCTCTCTTTGAATCCCACATGAACAAACTGAAGTATGCAATAGAAAAG GCCATGATCTCATGTAGAAAAATAGCAGAATCCAGCCAGAGAGTGCAGGTTTATATCAGCCGTGTCATGGATGCCCTGGGAGAATTCAG AATTACCATCTGGAACCTATATTCTGTTCCAAGGATTGCAGAGCCAGTGTGGCTTAATATGATGTCCAACACCCTGGAAAAGAACCAGCTATGCCAGCGTTTTCTTAAAGAATTTACATTTCTGATAGAACAGATCAACAAAAATCA gttctttgctgctttgttaaCTGCGGTGCTGACATATCACCTGGCTTGGGTCCCAACAGTGATGCCAGTTGACCATCCTCCTATAAAGGCCTTCTCTGAGAAGCGTACTTCGCAGTTTGTCAACATGCTGGCAAAATCCCATCCATATAACCCTCTTTGGGCACAGCTTG GTGATCTCTATGGTGCCATAGGCTCTCCAGTTAGACTGACTCGAACTGTTATCGTTGGGAAACGTAAAGAGTTGGTGCAGCGCTTGCTCTATGTTCTAACTTACTTCATTCGGTGCTCTGAGCTACAGGAAAATCAGCTGACATGGAGTGAGGCAGCTGGAGAAGAACAAGTATTGAATGGAAGCAAGATCACAACTGCACTAGAAAAAGGAGAGATAGAGGAGTCTGACTATGTCGTTGTCACTGTCAAAAATGAACCTGCCCTTGTGCCTCCAATCCTACCTCCAAAGAATGATCAAAGTAAGAACCATACTGTTGCAGAGTGGGTGTATAATCCCAAAGGCACTTACACTGTATCAgcctcttcagaagaaaagaaagaaacaataggAAAAGTCAGTCAGAATTCTGAAACGTCTGTTGACTGTCTAACTAGCACTTTATGTAAAGGAGCAACTGACAGTGAGAAAAGAACTGTCACTGATACAAGAACTGTGCCCTACCACTTTGAAGAGCCATCTAATTTGGAGGATATAACGGATgtaaggaagaacaaaaatcagAGTGAAAGGAAAGTGGAAAAGCAGTTATCTAGTAGATCGTCTGCATTACCTTGTCCTGAAAGGTCTGGCCACAGGAGTTCACATTTAGAAAAGGTCACCTTTCAGATTGGAAGCTCTGCATCACCAGAGTCAGACTTAGAAACTCGaaggagagaaatggaagagaatctaaagacactgagaaaaaaTCCAGAGGTAGTAATACACTGTGCCTCAAGTTCTACAAATCTGACTGTGGATGCTTCCCAGAatcaaaaagaaagctgtgaagCTGCCTCTTTGCCATACAGTAAGCATAGTATTTGTTATGCACAGATCCCATCTTGTGAGGGGCAGGGGAGTATGCTTAATAACCAACgtatggaaaataaaggaactGAAGTAAATTTAGAGAACACAGTATCAGGTGAACTACTTTTGTCAATTGATAACGTAGAAACTGTAACATTACCAAGTGTAAAAGAAACTAGAACTTCATGCTCTGGCAATCTGGAGAGCTATTCACCTGGCTGTGTAGAAGTAGATTCTGCTGTCAAAAAAGAGTCCCCTAAACTAGGTGCTAAAGATGTCCCCTGTGGGGATGCTAGAAGGAAAACTCCTTTCAGAGTTGAGGGAGACATTCCAAGGAATGAGAGTTCAGACAGTGCTCTTGGAGCCAGCGATGAAGAAGGTGATTGTTGTATTCCTGATGAAGTGCGTCACGATAATGTCAGCAAACGACTTGAAGAGTTTGCAGAAGTGGAACTTCCTTTACCAAG atcaAACACAGTCAGCAGACAGTGTGTGAAAAACTTCGGAAGATCACTTCTAGGTGGTTACTGTCATACGTATGTGCCTGATCTAGTGCTGCATGGAGtaaataatgatgaaaaactTAAGCAGTGTCTACTAGCAGACCTACTTCATGCAATGCAT CATCCAGTGCTAGATGAACCAATAGCAGAAGCTGTCTGTATTATTGCAGACACAGATAAATGGAACGTACAAGTAGCTACAAGCCAGAGAAAAGTGATGGACAATATGAAGTTAGGCAAAGATGTCTTGGTGTCAAGTCAAGTATCCAGTTTACTGCAGTCTATTTTACAGCTTTATAAACTCAACCTCCCAGCTGACTTT TGCATAATGCATCTTGAGGATAGACTACAGGAGATGTatctcaaaagcaaaatgctttcagaataCCTGCGAGGACATACAAGAGTTCACATAAAAGAACTAGGAATTGTACTAGG gattGAATCCAATGACTTGCCTTTGTTGGCTGCTATAGCAAGTACTCATTCCCCATATGTTGCTCAAATacttttataa
- the FNIP2 gene encoding folliculin-interacting protein 2 isoform X4: protein MAPTLLQKLFNKRGGGAAAPSGRAPGEGPAFSWSSSEFDLNEIRLIVYQDCDRRGRQVLFDSKAVRKIDEAVIQKMAEDASVKTSVRNCQASNGSNSISSHNPSISVTQNIKEQIPKYQYTRPASDVNMLGEMMFGSVAMSYKGSTLKIHYIRSPPQLMISKVFSARVGSFSGSNNNLQDSFEYINQDPSLGKLSSNQNGLGTCRSGSNLAHSTPVDMPSRGQNEDRDSGIARSASLSSLLVTPFPSPSSSSSSSSSYQRRWLRSQTTSLENGIIPRWSTEEMFSMADESCSSNPAMVRRKKIAISIIFSLPEKEDAQRNFQDFFFSHFPLFESHMNKLKYAIEKAMISCRKIAESSQRVQVYISRVMDALGEFRITIWNLYSVPRIAEPVWLNMMSNTLEKNQLCQRFLKEFTFLIEQINKNQFFAALLTAVLTYHLAWVPTVMPVDHPPIKAFSEKRTSQFVNMLAKSHPYNPLWAQLGDLYGAIGSPVRLTRTVIVGKRKELVQRLLYVLTYFIRCSELQENQLTWSEAAGEEQVLNGSKITTALEKGEIEESDYVVVTVKNEPALVPPILPPKNDQSKNHTVAEWVYNPKGTYTVSASSEEKKETIGKVSQNSETSVDCLTSTLCKGATDSEKRTVTDTRTVPYHFEEPSNLEDITDVRKNKNQSERKVEKQLSSRSSALPCPERSGHRSSHLEKVTFQIGSSASPESDLETRRREMEENLKTLRKNPEVVIHCASSSTNLTVDASQNQKESCEAASLPYSKHSICYAQIPSCEGQGSMLNNQRMENKGTEVNLENTVSGELLLSIDNVETVTLPSVKETRTSCSGNLESYSPGCVEVDSAVKKESPKLGAKDVPCGDARRKTPFRVEGDIPRNESSDSALGASDEEGDCCIPDEVRHDNVSKRLEEFAEVELPLPRSNTVSRQCVKNFGRSLLGGYCHTYVPDLVLHGVNNDEKLKQCLLADLLHAMHHPVLDEPIAEAVCIIADTDKWNVQVATSQRKVMDNMKLGKDVLVSSQVSSLLQSILQLYKLNLPADFCIMHLEDRLQEMYLKSKMLSEYLRGHTRVHIKELGIVLGIESNDLPLLAAIASTHSPYVAQILL, encoded by the exons ATGGCCCCCACTCTGCTGCAGAAGCTCTTCAACAAAAGGGGCGGTGGTGCGGCGGCCCCCAGCGGTCGGGCTCCCGGGGAGGGGCCCGCTTTCAG TTGGTCGTCATCAGAGTTTGACTTGAATGAAATTCGCCTGATAGTTTACCAAGACTGTGACAGAAGAGGCAGACAGGTCTTATTTGATTCCAAAGCAGTCCGCAAAATTGATGAAGCTGTGATTCAG AAAATGGCAGAGGATGCTTCTGTAAAGACTTCTGTCAGGAACTGTCAAGCAAGCAATGGGAGCAACAGTATTTCTTCCCATAATCCCTCAATAAGTGTTACGCAAAATATCAAAGAGCAAATACCGAAGTATCAG TACACTAGACCAGCTTCTGACGTCAATATGTTGGGAGAAATGATGTTCGGCTCAGTGGCAATGAGTTACAAAGGCTCCACCTTGAAAATTCACTACATACG CTCTCCCCCACAACTGATGATAAGTAAAGTCTTCTCAGCCAGGGTAGGAAGCTTCAGTGGAAGCAACAATAA CTTACAGGATAGCTTTGAATACATTAACCAAGATCCCAGCCTTGGAAAGCTGAGCTCTaatcagaatggcttgggtACCTGTCGCAGTGGAAGTAATTTAG CACATAGTACACCTGTCGATATGCCCAGCAGAGGACAAAATGAGGACAGAGACAGCGGCATTGCTCGGTCAG catCTTTGAGCAGTCTCCTGGTTACTCCTTTTCCATCTCCGAGctcttcatcatcatcttctaGCAGCTATCAACGTCGTTGGCTCCGAAGTCAGACAACCAGTTTAGAGAATGGAATTATTCCAAGGTG GTCAACTGAGGAAATGTTTAGTATGGCTGatgagagctgcagctccaatCCTGCAATGGTCCGCAGGAAAAAAATTGCCATCAGCATAATCTTCTCTCTGCCTGAAAAAGAAGATGCACAGAGAAACTtccaagatttctttttctctcacttccCTCTCTTTGAATCCCACATGAACAAACTGAAGTATGCAATAGAAAAG GCCATGATCTCATGTAGAAAAATAGCAGAATCCAGCCAGAGAGTGCAGGTTTATATCAGCCGTGTCATGGATGCCCTGGGAGAATTCAG AATTACCATCTGGAACCTATATTCTGTTCCAAGGATTGCAGAGCCAGTGTGGCTTAATATGATGTCCAACACCCTGGAAAAGAACCAGCTATGCCAGCGTTTTCTTAAAGAATTTACATTTCTGATAGAACAGATCAACAAAAATCA gttctttgctgctttgttaaCTGCGGTGCTGACATATCACCTGGCTTGGGTCCCAACAGTGATGCCAGTTGACCATCCTCCTATAAAGGCCTTCTCTGAGAAGCGTACTTCGCAGTTTGTCAACATGCTGGCAAAATCCCATCCATATAACCCTCTTTGGGCACAGCTTG GTGATCTCTATGGTGCCATAGGCTCTCCAGTTAGACTGACTCGAACTGTTATCGTTGGGAAACGTAAAGAGTTGGTGCAGCGCTTGCTCTATGTTCTAACTTACTTCATTCGGTGCTCTGAGCTACAGGAAAATCAGCTGACATGGAGTGAGGCAGCTGGAGAAGAACAAGTATTGAATGGAAGCAAGATCACAACTGCACTAGAAAAAGGAGAGATAGAGGAGTCTGACTATGTCGTTGTCACTGTCAAAAATGAACCTGCCCTTGTGCCTCCAATCCTACCTCCAAAGAATGATCAAAGTAAGAACCATACTGTTGCAGAGTGGGTGTATAATCCCAAAGGCACTTACACTGTATCAgcctcttcagaagaaaagaaagaaacaataggAAAAGTCAGTCAGAATTCTGAAACGTCTGTTGACTGTCTAACTAGCACTTTATGTAAAGGAGCAACTGACAGTGAGAAAAGAACTGTCACTGATACAAGAACTGTGCCCTACCACTTTGAAGAGCCATCTAATTTGGAGGATATAACGGATgtaaggaagaacaaaaatcagAGTGAAAGGAAAGTGGAAAAGCAGTTATCTAGTAGATCGTCTGCATTACCTTGTCCTGAAAGGTCTGGCCACAGGAGTTCACATTTAGAAAAGGTCACCTTTCAGATTGGAAGCTCTGCATCACCAGAGTCAGACTTAGAAACTCGaaggagagaaatggaagagaatctaaagacactgagaaaaaaTCCAGAGGTAGTAATACACTGTGCCTCAAGTTCTACAAATCTGACTGTGGATGCTTCCCAGAatcaaaaagaaagctgtgaagCTGCCTCTTTGCCATACAGTAAGCATAGTATTTGTTATGCACAGATCCCATCTTGTGAGGGGCAGGGGAGTATGCTTAATAACCAACgtatggaaaataaaggaactGAAGTAAATTTAGAGAACACAGTATCAGGTGAACTACTTTTGTCAATTGATAACGTAGAAACTGTAACATTACCAAGTGTAAAAGAAACTAGAACTTCATGCTCTGGCAATCTGGAGAGCTATTCACCTGGCTGTGTAGAAGTAGATTCTGCTGTCAAAAAAGAGTCCCCTAAACTAGGTGCTAAAGATGTCCCCTGTGGGGATGCTAGAAGGAAAACTCCTTTCAGAGTTGAGGGAGACATTCCAAGGAATGAGAGTTCAGACAGTGCTCTTGGAGCCAGCGATGAAGAAGGTGATTGTTGTATTCCTGATGAAGTGCGTCACGATAATGTCAGCAAACGACTTGAAGAGTTTGCAGAAGTGGAACTTCCTTTACCAAG atcaAACACAGTCAGCAGACAGTGTGTGAAAAACTTCGGAAGATCACTTCTAGGTGGTTACTGTCATACGTATGTGCCTGATCTAGTGCTGCATGGAGtaaataatgatgaaaaactTAAGCAGTGTCTACTAGCAGACCTACTTCATGCAATGCAT CATCCAGTGCTAGATGAACCAATAGCAGAAGCTGTCTGTATTATTGCAGACACAGATAAATGGAACGTACAAGTAGCTACAAGCCAGAGAAAAGTGATGGACAATATGAAGTTAGGCAAAGATGTCTTGGTGTCAAGTCAAGTATCCAGTTTACTGCAGTCTATTTTACAGCTTTATAAACTCAACCTCCCAGCTGACTTT TGCATAATGCATCTTGAGGATAGACTACAGGAGATGTatctcaaaagcaaaatgctttcagaataCCTGCGAGGACATACAAGAGTTCACATAAAAGAACTAGGAATTGTACTAGG gattGAATCCAATGACTTGCCTTTGTTGGCTGCTATAGCAAGTACTCATTCCCCATATGTTGCTCAAATacttttataa
- the FNIP2 gene encoding folliculin-interacting protein 2 isoform X1, with product MCGGTSKATNGAGGQIERARNTSDVQLGNDFSCTKLDERIRKSLRDRSVSCVNRVTRLLQNSWSSSEFDLNEIRLIVYQDCDRRGRQVLFDSKAVRKIDEAVIQKMAEDASVKTSVRNCQASNGSNSISSHNPSISVTQNIKEQIPKYQYTRPASDVNMLGEMMFGSVAMSYKGSTLKIHYIRSPPQLMISKVFSARVGSFSGSNNNLQDSFEYINQDPSLGKLSSNQNGLGTCRSGSNLGVLQLCSSKLLQGVSEGGPLRLIRSASFFAAHSTPVDMPSRGQNEDRDSGIARSASLSSLLVTPFPSPSSSSSSSSSYQRRWLRSQTTSLENGIIPRWSTEEMFSMADESCSSNPAMVRRKKIAISIIFSLPEKEDAQRNFQDFFFSHFPLFESHMNKLKYAIEKAMISCRKIAESSQRVQVYISRVMDALGEFRITIWNLYSVPRIAEPVWLNMMSNTLEKNQLCQRFLKEFTFLIEQINKNQFFAALLTAVLTYHLAWVPTVMPVDHPPIKAFSEKRTSQFVNMLAKSHPYNPLWAQLGDLYGAIGSPVRLTRTVIVGKRKELVQRLLYVLTYFIRCSELQENQLTWSEAAGEEQVLNGSKITTALEKGEIEESDYVVVTVKNEPALVPPILPPKNDQSKNHTVAEWVYNPKGTYTVSASSEEKKETIGKVSQNSETSVDCLTSTLCKGATDSEKRTVTDTRTVPYHFEEPSNLEDITDVRKNKNQSERKVEKQLSSRSSALPCPERSGHRSSHLEKVTFQIGSSASPESDLETRRREMEENLKTLRKNPEVVIHCASSSTNLTVDASQNQKESCEAASLPYSKHSICYAQIPSCEGQGSMLNNQRMENKGTEVNLENTVSGELLLSIDNVETVTLPSVKETRTSCSGNLESYSPGCVEVDSAVKKESPKLGAKDVPCGDARRKTPFRVEGDIPRNESSDSALGASDEEGDCCIPDEVRHDNVSKRLEEFAEVELPLPRSNTVSRQCVKNFGRSLLGGYCHTYVPDLVLHGVNNDEKLKQCLLADLLHAMHHPVLDEPIAEAVCIIADTDKWNVQVATSQRKVMDNMKLGKDVLVSSQVSSLLQSILQLYKLNLPADFCIMHLEDRLQEMYLKSKMLSEYLRGHTRVHIKELGIVLGIESNDLPLLAAIASTHSPYVAQILL from the exons atgtgtgggGGTACATCAAAAGCTACAAATGGTGCAGGGGGACAAATAGAAAGAGCGAGAAACACTAGTGATGTACAGCTTGGAAATGATTTCTCTTGTACCAAATTAGATGAAAGGATTAGAAAATCTCTGAGAGACAGAAGTGTCAGCTGTGTGAACAGAGTGACTaggctgctgcagaacag TTGGTCGTCATCAGAGTTTGACTTGAATGAAATTCGCCTGATAGTTTACCAAGACTGTGACAGAAGAGGCAGACAGGTCTTATTTGATTCCAAAGCAGTCCGCAAAATTGATGAAGCTGTGATTCAG AAAATGGCAGAGGATGCTTCTGTAAAGACTTCTGTCAGGAACTGTCAAGCAAGCAATGGGAGCAACAGTATTTCTTCCCATAATCCCTCAATAAGTGTTACGCAAAATATCAAAGAGCAAATACCGAAGTATCAG TACACTAGACCAGCTTCTGACGTCAATATGTTGGGAGAAATGATGTTCGGCTCAGTGGCAATGAGTTACAAAGGCTCCACCTTGAAAATTCACTACATACG CTCTCCCCCACAACTGATGATAAGTAAAGTCTTCTCAGCCAGGGTAGGAAGCTTCAGTGGAAGCAACAATAA CTTACAGGATAGCTTTGAATACATTAACCAAGATCCCAGCCTTGGAAAGCTGAGCTCTaatcagaatggcttgggtACCTGTCGCAGTGGAAGTAATTTAG GTGTGTTACAGCTGTGTAGCAGCAAACTGCTGCAGGGTGTGTCTGAAGGAGGTCCCCTCCGGCTCATCCGCagtgcttctttctttgcag CACATAGTACACCTGTCGATATGCCCAGCAGAGGACAAAATGAGGACAGAGACAGCGGCATTGCTCGGTCAG catCTTTGAGCAGTCTCCTGGTTACTCCTTTTCCATCTCCGAGctcttcatcatcatcttctaGCAGCTATCAACGTCGTTGGCTCCGAAGTCAGACAACCAGTTTAGAGAATGGAATTATTCCAAGGTG GTCAACTGAGGAAATGTTTAGTATGGCTGatgagagctgcagctccaatCCTGCAATGGTCCGCAGGAAAAAAATTGCCATCAGCATAATCTTCTCTCTGCCTGAAAAAGAAGATGCACAGAGAAACTtccaagatttctttttctctcacttccCTCTCTTTGAATCCCACATGAACAAACTGAAGTATGCAATAGAAAAG GCCATGATCTCATGTAGAAAAATAGCAGAATCCAGCCAGAGAGTGCAGGTTTATATCAGCCGTGTCATGGATGCCCTGGGAGAATTCAG AATTACCATCTGGAACCTATATTCTGTTCCAAGGATTGCAGAGCCAGTGTGGCTTAATATGATGTCCAACACCCTGGAAAAGAACCAGCTATGCCAGCGTTTTCTTAAAGAATTTACATTTCTGATAGAACAGATCAACAAAAATCA gttctttgctgctttgttaaCTGCGGTGCTGACATATCACCTGGCTTGGGTCCCAACAGTGATGCCAGTTGACCATCCTCCTATAAAGGCCTTCTCTGAGAAGCGTACTTCGCAGTTTGTCAACATGCTGGCAAAATCCCATCCATATAACCCTCTTTGGGCACAGCTTG GTGATCTCTATGGTGCCATAGGCTCTCCAGTTAGACTGACTCGAACTGTTATCGTTGGGAAACGTAAAGAGTTGGTGCAGCGCTTGCTCTATGTTCTAACTTACTTCATTCGGTGCTCTGAGCTACAGGAAAATCAGCTGACATGGAGTGAGGCAGCTGGAGAAGAACAAGTATTGAATGGAAGCAAGATCACAACTGCACTAGAAAAAGGAGAGATAGAGGAGTCTGACTATGTCGTTGTCACTGTCAAAAATGAACCTGCCCTTGTGCCTCCAATCCTACCTCCAAAGAATGATCAAAGTAAGAACCATACTGTTGCAGAGTGGGTGTATAATCCCAAAGGCACTTACACTGTATCAgcctcttcagaagaaaagaaagaaacaataggAAAAGTCAGTCAGAATTCTGAAACGTCTGTTGACTGTCTAACTAGCACTTTATGTAAAGGAGCAACTGACAGTGAGAAAAGAACTGTCACTGATACAAGAACTGTGCCCTACCACTTTGAAGAGCCATCTAATTTGGAGGATATAACGGATgtaaggaagaacaaaaatcagAGTGAAAGGAAAGTGGAAAAGCAGTTATCTAGTAGATCGTCTGCATTACCTTGTCCTGAAAGGTCTGGCCACAGGAGTTCACATTTAGAAAAGGTCACCTTTCAGATTGGAAGCTCTGCATCACCAGAGTCAGACTTAGAAACTCGaaggagagaaatggaagagaatctaaagacactgagaaaaaaTCCAGAGGTAGTAATACACTGTGCCTCAAGTTCTACAAATCTGACTGTGGATGCTTCCCAGAatcaaaaagaaagctgtgaagCTGCCTCTTTGCCATACAGTAAGCATAGTATTTGTTATGCACAGATCCCATCTTGTGAGGGGCAGGGGAGTATGCTTAATAACCAACgtatggaaaataaaggaactGAAGTAAATTTAGAGAACACAGTATCAGGTGAACTACTTTTGTCAATTGATAACGTAGAAACTGTAACATTACCAAGTGTAAAAGAAACTAGAACTTCATGCTCTGGCAATCTGGAGAGCTATTCACCTGGCTGTGTAGAAGTAGATTCTGCTGTCAAAAAAGAGTCCCCTAAACTAGGTGCTAAAGATGTCCCCTGTGGGGATGCTAGAAGGAAAACTCCTTTCAGAGTTGAGGGAGACATTCCAAGGAATGAGAGTTCAGACAGTGCTCTTGGAGCCAGCGATGAAGAAGGTGATTGTTGTATTCCTGATGAAGTGCGTCACGATAATGTCAGCAAACGACTTGAAGAGTTTGCAGAAGTGGAACTTCCTTTACCAAG atcaAACACAGTCAGCAGACAGTGTGTGAAAAACTTCGGAAGATCACTTCTAGGTGGTTACTGTCATACGTATGTGCCTGATCTAGTGCTGCATGGAGtaaataatgatgaaaaactTAAGCAGTGTCTACTAGCAGACCTACTTCATGCAATGCAT CATCCAGTGCTAGATGAACCAATAGCAGAAGCTGTCTGTATTATTGCAGACACAGATAAATGGAACGTACAAGTAGCTACAAGCCAGAGAAAAGTGATGGACAATATGAAGTTAGGCAAAGATGTCTTGGTGTCAAGTCAAGTATCCAGTTTACTGCAGTCTATTTTACAGCTTTATAAACTCAACCTCCCAGCTGACTTT TGCATAATGCATCTTGAGGATAGACTACAGGAGATGTatctcaaaagcaaaatgctttcagaataCCTGCGAGGACATACAAGAGTTCACATAAAAGAACTAGGAATTGTACTAGG gattGAATCCAATGACTTGCCTTTGTTGGCTGCTATAGCAAGTACTCATTCCCCATATGTTGCTCAAATacttttataa